The nucleotide window GAGAATAAAAGATTCATTAACCAAGGAATCTTGCATCCCAGTATTTCACAGAAGTTCGTAGTGAAGAGTTATATTACTCAGTTACGAGTAttatattacaattattttatgGTTCATTGATTGATAAGCAACAGATTGGAGCTgcagtcacaccgctccagggtcctggggttataGGTTAAAACCCTGCTGCAGGTgaatgactgtgaggagtttgttgtgttctccctgtgtctgcgtgggtttcttctggatgctcccgtttcctcccatggtccaaacacacatgatgataggtggattggttattGAAAAGTGTTTTGCGGTTTGCTCCCggttattccaggtaggctcctgacccaccacaaCCGTGAACTGGACAAGACcatgaataatatatatataatgttttgttgattATAACGTCTGTACTGACAGAATCACAGTTTTGagcttctgtgttttatttcgtTGAGTGCATCAACAAGAACAGGATTAATACTAGGATTAAAACTATCCATCTTCAAGCAAGAGCAAGACCCCTGCCTTTTAGGGGTGTTGTTTGACCAGCTGTTCTACAGAAACTGTTATTTAAAAACTGTATAGAAACTGTTCTACAGAAACTAAACTGTTATataagtgtatttatttatcagtTTCTTCAGAACAGTAATCTATCAATCTTTGTTAGTTTGGAGCAGCGGTGATACGTGACTGGGGATGATGAGGTCATCAGTGTTTGTCAGCGTGTTGCTAGTAAACTGTAAACTAAGCTCCGCCTCCGGTAATGTGACGTGCTTCGCCCGGCGTCCGCGCCTCTATAAAAGAGCCAAACCTGAGGGAAGTCCCTATTACTGCTACAAATCACTATCGCTGTCGGCTACGTTTAACGGTGGAGACGATGCCTGGAGAGCAAGAGTTAGAGCTGGAGTGCGGGATCTGTTACGGCGTCTATAACGCTACAACCCGCTGCCCGCGGCTACTAAGTTGTGGACACCGCTTCTGCGAGTCTTGTTTGCTGCGGCAGGGCTCCGTTGTCCTGCCGGCGGAAAGCGGCACCACCTGCGGTGTGGTGTGCGCGCTGTGCCGCCGCCCCACTCCGCTCCAGGTGGCGGAGCTAAGAGAGTGTCTGCCCCGGGACCTGGAACTGCTCCAGATGCTCACAGATTCCGGGAATCTGCCCTGCAACGCCAGCGAagatgaggaggatgaggagccAGAAACGCACACAAGTGGGCATGGAAAGGACCAGAGTTTACCCTCCACCAGGAGAGTGCGACTGTGGAGAACCGTAAAGAAACTCTGCAGGAAAATTCGAGGACAAAACCGAGCAGGTAACAGAACGGAGCTCAATAAAGGGTTTAGAGAGTCCGGTTCCGTTATGACTTACGTCACTAGGTCAACATTTAAATTAGAATGGGCTGTAAAAGCCCTAgcttaaatatatttcagttacAGGTGGTAAAAGCTAGTATCTTCACATCTATCCTCAGCCCCTGGAGTGTAAATGATGCAACCAActtaacctgtgtgtgtgtgtgtgtgtgttctccaggcTGTATTACTGATGCTGAAGTGAGAGACCTGGCACTGATGTCTTGCTACATGATCTAAACGGCGGGAACGTCTGGGAAATGTCTGCTTTTGTTAATGGCTTACCGTATAACAGAACTTACAGCAAAGTTGACTGGCCACTCCTCAGGGACTGACCAGGCCCCTTTCAGAGGCAAGTCAAGTAAAAGGTTGTATGGAAATACACAGTGAAAAGACTGGACTGTTGTGACCTGTCGAACTGAACCGATGACGAGGGAAGTGAAACCTAACCGCTGGAATTTTGGGGGGATTCCTGATCCAGTGTTTTTCTCACATATTTACTGtggacttattattattattattataaaatgttgcactgtgaaaattaagctttaaaatattcagccaagccACTTTTTAATATAACAATAAATTATCTTATTTGACCAAATGGGTATTGCCTTTTTATGAAATGATTAAACaagatatttattattacactttgtcatatttattgtttttattaaaagctaaactttgtaatttttttaaataaagatttaaGAATGTCTTTGgtgttttgtaatgttcttcatttttaatgtttgttagTGTTTATAAATAACAACGTGCACCCCCAGAACGTTTAAAATACTTAATTTACCGTAATGTTTgtctcagaaaataaataaacggtGTTGAAATGGGTAAAATTTAGCCCAGAGTCCTAGAGGGGACAAAACTAAGAATAAACTGCTGTTTTAACATCTCTTCTGTTAACTGGGCCCTGATTATAGTGGCTCATGTAACAAGGCAAAACAACTAAAAGCGTTTTGATATCAGGGTCATTGATTATAAATCTAACACTTTGAGTATATTTATTTCCTTAAGCACATGTACTAATGAAGTATATAGTTATAAGAATTTAGTTTTATTCACTTCAGTCGTTCACGTTTAGTTTCTAAAGCAGGTGGCAGCATTTGTATTGTTTGGTGATCTGTAAAATCTTCGATGATTTAGGTTTTTTATATCAGAATGGTTTAAAAAGTAAAGAATTATGTGTAGTGTCAGTGCTTGTTAATGTCAGTCTGGATCGATTAAGAACTGTCCCTAAGAAGGTCTAACAT belongs to Hoplias malabaricus isolate fHopMal1 chromosome 9, fHopMal1.hap1, whole genome shotgun sequence and includes:
- the si:ch73-335l21.4 gene encoding E3 ubiquitin-protein ligase-like, producing the protein MPGEQELELECGICYGVYNATTRCPRLLSCGHRFCESCLLRQGSVVLPAESGTTCGVVCALCRRPTPLQVAELRECLPRDLELLQMLTDSGNLPCNASEDEEDEEPETHTSGHGKDQSLPSTRRVRLWRTVKKLCRKIRGQNRAGCITDAEVRDLALMSCYMI